In Elusimicrobiaceae bacterium, the DNA window AGGCGCCAAAGAAACCCCGCTCAAACGTCAGTTTGAAAAGGATTCCACCAAAGTATTGGAATTGGCCGTCAAACGCATGTTAGACGTCAACCGCTTGCGCGCTCCGCGCATGAAACGCCTCCGCCTTTTCAGTGGCGAAGAGCATGAATTTGCCG includes these proteins:
- a CDS encoding uL13 family ribosomal protein, which translates into the protein GAKETPLKRQFEKDSTKVLELAVKRMLDVNRLRAPRMKRLRLFSGEEHEFAGRFAK